In a genomic window of bacterium:
- a CDS encoding molybdenum cofactor guanylyltransferase produces the protein MSFERILGVVLAGGASRRMGFDKASLELDGLTLVERSATVLEAACDEVVISMQPGTAWAGASFRTIHDRRTHCGPLAGLESALEHAAASASSVFLLACDMPHVDARAVRYITDRALEAHESAAVVPSIGGRYQPLCAFYRTATLTVVRRQLDSGLRSMHGLLEAVSLFEVEIPPSLPFSRPDLFRNLNEPADLLDLAGNAKP, from the coding sequence ATGTCGTTCGAGAGGATTCTGGGGGTCGTCCTGGCGGGTGGTGCGAGCCGCAGGATGGGGTTCGACAAGGCAAGCCTCGAGCTCGACGGACTCACGCTGGTCGAACGATCGGCAACGGTCTTGGAAGCCGCCTGCGACGAGGTCGTAATCTCGATGCAGCCGGGCACCGCGTGGGCAGGCGCTTCATTCCGGACGATTCACGACCGCAGAACCCACTGCGGGCCGTTGGCGGGACTGGAGTCCGCCCTGGAGCATGCCGCGGCGAGCGCAAGCTCGGTGTTCCTGCTGGCGTGCGACATGCCTCATGTCGATGCTCGAGCCGTCCGTTACATCACCGATCGCGCGCTCGAGGCACACGAGTCCGCGGCGGTGGTGCCATCGATCGGTGGGCGCTATCAACCGCTCTGCGCCTTCTACCGGACGGCGACTCTGACCGTGGTCCGCCGGCAGCTCGACTCGGGCCTTCGATCGATGCACGGGCTCCTGGAGGCGGTCTCGCTATTCGAGGTCGAGATCCCGCCGAGCCTGCCGTTCAGCCGCCCGGATCTGTTTCGAAACCTCAATGAGCCGGCCGACCTTCTCGACCTTGCCGGGAACGCCAAGCCGTGA
- a CDS encoding response regulator: MTTTVLLVDDEKHVVNVVGTMLEQRDFRVVTANSGEEALAMLEEITPDLALLDIILPGIDGATLAQRLRAHPPTENVPIVFLTGLVEADEIHRGGNQIGGQYFLAKPFDSTELFDVIDRAMSDI, from the coding sequence ATGACTACGACCGTACTCCTCGTCGACGACGAAAAGCACGTCGTCAACGTCGTCGGGACCATGCTCGAACAACGGGACTTTCGCGTCGTTACCGCGAACAGTGGCGAAGAGGCACTGGCCATGCTCGAGGAGATCACGCCCGACCTCGCACTGCTGGACATCATCCTTCCCGGAATCGATGGCGCGACCCTGGCGCAGCGCTTGCGAGCCCACCCTCCGACCGAGAATGTGCCGATCGTCTTTCTGACCGGCCTGGTCGAAGCCGATGAGATCCACCGGGGGGGGAACCAGATCGGCGGTCAGTATTTCCTCGCCAAGCCCTTCGACTCGACTGAGCTGTTCGACGTCATCGACCGCGCTATGTCGGATATCTGA